In Leuconostoc kimchii IMSNU 11154, the DNA window CCTGTCACGCCTTTAGTCTATAAATACTAAAGAAATGACAGGTTTTATGCACTTGAAGCTACTGCCTTATCATTAAACAGTTCAAATTACTGTATATCTGTTATTTACTCATCAATAATTATGTCCTTTGAGTTTACAACTCAACACTTTATATCATGACACCCCATTTATTCATAAGAAAGTCATCCCCTTCATGCCCTAATAATGATTATTCGGATAAGTAAGTTATTGGTTTTTTAACATCAATTTTTGTCCCAGAAAATTGCTGGCTAATGTATTTTTGGGCAGATTTCGTATGATACAAGGTAACCAATTTTTTGAAATTTTTATTATTTTTGTTTTTCTGTGCTGTCGCTAAAATATTGATATTGTCTTTTGTTGATTGATCAATTTTTTCATATAACAAGGCATCTCTTAGAACGTTAAGTTTACCCTCTAATGCGATCGTGTTACCAATTAATGCTGCCGCAACCGTATTGTCCTTAATGACACGTGGTCCTGTAGTGTCATCAATTTCTTTGAACTTTAGATGGTGTGGATTATCCTGAATATCGTTAACCCCCGATAAATTTCCAAAACCTGGCTTGAGCGTAACCAACTGAGCTTTAGCTAATAATTTTAACCCACGTGCTGTATTTGCCGCATTATTAGCAATGGCAATAGTCGCACCATCAGGTATATCGCTAATTTTTTTGTATTTATCAGAGTAAATACCCATTGGTTCTAGATACGTTGTACCAAGCATTGCGAGCTTTGTTTTGGCGTTACTTTTATTGTAGGCCACATAGTAAGCGTACGATTGAAAGGCATTCACATCTATCTTTCCTTCGGCAGTCGCAGTATTTAGAGCAACACCATCCGTAAAGTTTTTAACCTTAATTATAATGTTTGCTTTTTTAGTTTCTGGTAGTTTAGCAATATGCTGCCAAATTTGCGCATCCGAACCAATAGCACCGATCGTTATCTGCTTTTCATTCTCTGCTTGGACAGAGTGATTACGTTGAATAACGATCGCGCTACCAGCAACGGCAACTACGACAACCGCCGCAATAATAATATTTCTTTTGACCATGTTAATCCTCTTTTATCTTTCAACTACCTATCACATTACCATATACTTATTAATGAAAACGCATCCCACCATCAATCAAAATTGATTGGCCTGTAATGTATTTGGCGCTTTCGGATACCAAAAATGTAACAACATCGGCGACATCTTCTGGTGATGCCGGGCGCCCTAAAGCAATTTCGTTCACGACATTTTGTCGTTGAACTGCGGGTGTTATACCCTTAATTTGGGCTGTCCGTTCATCAATATAATCACGCAACGGTGTTAGTACAATTCCTGGATCATAGGCATTAACCGTGATGCCATCACTAGCTAATTCTTTTGCTGCAGATTGACCTAACCCACGAATCGCAAATTTTGAGGCTGAATATGCACTTTGCAACGCGGAACCCTCAACACCGGCTAAAGAAGCGGCATTAATTATCCGACCGCCATCGCCTTGCTTTTTAAATTGTGTGGCAGCAGCCTGTATGCCCCAAAACGTACCTTTAATATTGACATCAAATAGTCGCTCAATTTTATCCGGATCACTAGCCACTATTGTATCAA includes these proteins:
- a CDS encoding MetQ/NlpA family ABC transporter substrate-binding protein, which gives rise to MVKRNIIIAAVVVVAVAGSAIVIQRNHSVQAENEKQITIGAIGSDAQIWQHIAKLPETKKANIIIKVKNFTDGVALNTATAEGKIDVNAFQSYAYYVAYNKSNAKTKLAMLGTTYLEPMGIYSDKYKKISDIPDGATIAIANNAANTARGLKLLAKAQLVTLKPGFGNLSGVNDIQDNPHHLKFKEIDDTTGPRVIKDNTVAAALIGNTIALEGKLNVLRDALLYEKIDQSTKDNINILATAQKNKNNKNFKKLVTLYHTKSAQKYISQQFSGTKIDVKKPITYLSE
- a CDS encoding acetoin reductase, with protein sequence MSNKVAIITGSGRGIGRAIAERLVKENYHVAIADIDEVTAKAVSDGINKVRNGFAKYYVLDVASRQSVFDLVDRVVNDFGRLDVFINNAGIAFIDTIVASDPDKIERLFDVNIKGTFWGIQAAATQFKKQGDGGRIINAASLAGVEGSALQSAYSASKFAIRGLGQSAAKELASDGITVNAYDPGIVLTPLRDYIDERTAQIKGITPAVQRQNVVNEIALGRPASPEDVADVVTFLVSESAKYITGQSILIDGGMRFH